The Acetomicrobium flavidum genome window below encodes:
- a CDS encoding DUF3798 domain-containing protein encodes MLAAVALVVLCGCGVSYAAAPFHIGVMTGTVSQQEDELRGAEKLMEIYGDEAHGGMVKHVTYPDNFMQEMETTISQIVGLADDPKMKVIIASTAVPGTTEAFRRVKEKRPDILCLAGNSQEDPGVISSVADLTVNANDIYRGYLLPVAAKKMGAKNFVHISFPRHMSYELLSRRRNIMEATCKDIGVNFHFETAPDPVSDVGVAGAQQFILEKVPAWLEKYGKETAFFCTNDAQTEPLIRQIVNYGGYFVEPDYASPLMGYPGALGLDLTAEKGNFPEIVKKIEEVIKQKGASGRLGTWVYSHPYVVTAGLGELGKRVVEGKAKLTVEDFIAACKGITPGIKVNGSRYTDVSTGVERTNYIMVYQDTYVFGKGYLGMTEIEVPKKYLSIK; translated from the coding sequence ATGCTCGCGGCTGTGGCGCTAGTTGTTTTATGCGGGTGTGGTGTGTCGTATGCGGCAGCGCCTTTTCATATTGGCGTCATGACTGGAACCGTATCGCAACAGGAAGACGAACTTCGCGGTGCCGAGAAACTGATGGAGATATATGGGGATGAGGCCCACGGAGGTATGGTAAAGCACGTCACCTATCCCGATAACTTCATGCAAGAGATGGAAACTACGATAAGCCAGATAGTAGGCCTTGCGGATGATCCAAAGATGAAAGTGATCATCGCCAGCACGGCCGTCCCGGGCACCACCGAAGCATTTAGGAGGGTCAAGGAAAAAAGGCCGGATATATTGTGTTTAGCCGGAAACTCGCAAGAGGATCCGGGCGTCATATCTTCTGTAGCTGATCTGACTGTGAATGCGAATGATATATATAGGGGTTACCTCCTTCCCGTCGCTGCCAAAAAGATGGGCGCAAAGAACTTCGTTCATATTTCCTTCCCCAGGCACATGAGTTATGAGCTGCTTTCAAGAAGGCGCAACATAATGGAAGCTACATGCAAGGACATCGGAGTTAATTTTCACTTTGAAACGGCACCAGACCCGGTGAGCGATGTCGGTGTGGCTGGAGCCCAACAGTTCATATTGGAAAAAGTGCCCGCATGGCTAGAGAAATATGGCAAGGAAACTGCCTTCTTCTGCACTAACGACGCTCAGACCGAGCCGTTGATCAGGCAAATTGTAAATTACGGAGGATATTTTGTCGAACCCGATTACGCCTCTCCTTTAATGGGATATCCGGGAGCGCTGGGATTGGATTTGACGGCTGAGAAGGGCAACTTCCCGGAGATAGTCAAAAAGATAGAAGAAGTTATAAAGCAAAAGGGAGCTAGCGGACGACTTGGCACATGGGTTTACTCTCATCCCTATGTTGTCACGGCCGGCTTAGGTGAATTGGGAAAGAGGGTAGTAGAGGGAAAGGCTAAACTCACCGTCGAGGATTTCATAGCTGCGTGCAAGGGCATTACGCCGGGCATAAAGGTTAACGGTAGTCGTTATACAGACGTTAGCACGGGGGTTGAAAGGACAAATTACATCATGGTTTACCAGGATACGTATGTATTTGGCAAAGGATATCTCGGCATGACTGAGATAGAGGTACCTAAAAAATATCTTTCAATAAAGTAG
- a CDS encoding M24 family metallopeptidase — MNRNLILDRHSRVGKSLWPNGIDAVVLFNIEGVGWEDLYYFSGFRGTSGVLIFGPRERFLITDGRYILQAREQSPFTVIDKGNNEDIALVESLLRDLGAKTIGINAKTLPSYLYLKLARLGFELVDVSDALAVCRRKKSQEEVELIKKAAEQASKAFLNILNDIRPGIKETEVAARLEYEMRLLGAEGGWGDTGFIVASGERSALPHGRPTLREWQKGEWATIDFGARYEGYVSDITRNVYIGSPSKKAVEIHSLLCMAHIEAVSRIKPGVAARDVDAAARQILANRGLDKYFTHSLGHGIGLEVHEMPRLSSRSTDVLEEGDVVTVEPGVYMEGYGGMRVEDDYLVTDKGAQRLTADIPMELFVVMV, encoded by the coding sequence ATGAATCGTAATTTGATCCTTGATAGACACAGCAGGGTTGGTAAAAGCTTGTGGCCAAACGGCATCGATGCCGTGGTGCTTTTTAATATCGAGGGTGTCGGGTGGGAAGACTTGTACTATTTTTCCGGTTTTCGAGGCACAAGCGGCGTTCTAATATTTGGCCCAAGGGAAAGGTTTTTAATCACTGACGGCAGGTATATCTTGCAGGCTAGGGAACAATCACCTTTTACTGTGATAGATAAAGGCAATAATGAAGATATTGCTTTAGTGGAGTCATTGCTGAGAGATTTAGGCGCTAAAACGATTGGCATTAACGCTAAGACCCTGCCAAGCTATTTATACCTTAAATTAGCACGGCTTGGATTCGAATTGGTCGATGTGTCGGATGCCTTAGCTGTTTGTAGGCGAAAAAAATCGCAAGAAGAAGTTGAACTCATTAAAAAAGCCGCCGAGCAGGCCAGTAAGGCCTTTTTAAACATATTAAACGATATTAGGCCTGGCATCAAAGAAACGGAAGTAGCCGCAAGGCTGGAGTATGAAATGAGGCTTTTAGGCGCAGAAGGCGGTTGGGGAGATACGGGTTTCATAGTCGCTTCGGGTGAAAGGTCTGCCCTCCCTCACGGCAGACCTACCTTGCGGGAGTGGCAAAAGGGCGAATGGGCTACGATCGATTTTGGCGCCAGATATGAAGGTTACGTTTCCGATATAACCAGGAACGTCTATATAGGGTCTCCATCTAAAAAGGCCGTGGAGATTCATAGCTTGCTGTGTATGGCCCATATCGAAGCGGTTTCAAGGATAAAACCTGGAGTTGCCGCTAGGGATGTCGATGCTGCAGCAAGGCAAATTTTAGCCAATCGAGGCCTGGATAAATATTTTACGCACAGCTTAGGACATGGGATTGGCCTTGAGGTTCATGAAATGCCCAGACTATCGTCGAGATCTACGGATGTGCTCGAAGAGGGAGACGTTGTAACCGTCGAGCCGGGCGTTTATATGGAAGGCTATGGCGGCATGAGGGTGGAAGACGATTACCTCGTTACGGACAAGGGAGCGCAAAGGCTTACCGCAGATATTCCCATGGAGCTTTTTGTGGTGATGGTTTAA
- the phnD gene encoding phosphate/phosphite/phosphonate ABC transporter substrate-binding protein, with translation MPSKKVWLLSIICIAILELILYLLPITKFIMAVATVLTGPLIFFASFKWHLKEGVKPLMPLKPQLTATLELRSPDQGRQTFNLDEKVYDRLFSVAETMGFDTQQISWLSKDTKKTFDQISKIFAQIEEYSHQNAASTEEITASINELSSITSKIRDSILNIENSSIQARDMLKQDKDTLDNLSPLLNELIEVIRMASDDNLKLQESSKKINKIIEYISSIAKQTNLLSLNASIEAARAGETGKGFSVVSLEIKKLADETKNSVAEISPIIKEINDRVSRSNTAMNSCIDKLKEVEKVSAFSREIITKIENAIEKIGAALTELTDMSSTQMGALNEIEGASNSIAKSVEETYNTIVNLSKDIDIQKDKNAQLAQFSDKLCDTALSLQTLMANLKTDKEIIFGVNPFTSPENIKQMYAPILERLCKNIGYKARIIIVKDYDALIDGMAKGLIDVGWFSPFAYVTAHKKIGVKPIATPRVNSKFSYRGYIITKKSSGIRSLSDLKGKHFGYVDPQSASGYLYARHILKSNGLDPDRIFSKVSFMGTHDNVIKAVLSGEIDAGATYNEAMDMAKAKGLDVNALEIIAETEDIPKDAIAVNPNMPDEVASLLQNAFVEFKEFQGLKTPVDGFVASDDKRYDVIRTIA, from the coding sequence ATAGCCATATTGGAGTTAATCTTGTATCTTCTTCCCATCACCAAGTTCATAATGGCCGTTGCAACAGTCTTGACAGGTCCTCTAATCTTTTTTGCATCATTTAAGTGGCATCTTAAAGAAGGGGTCAAACCCTTAATGCCCCTCAAGCCTCAACTGACGGCAACGCTTGAATTAAGGTCCCCAGACCAAGGTCGACAAACATTTAATCTCGACGAAAAAGTTTACGACAGACTTTTTTCCGTAGCCGAGACAATGGGGTTCGACACCCAACAAATTTCCTGGCTTTCCAAAGATACCAAGAAAACCTTCGACCAAATCTCAAAGATATTTGCGCAAATTGAGGAATACAGCCACCAAAATGCCGCCAGCACGGAAGAAATAACTGCCAGTATAAATGAATTATCCAGCATAACATCCAAAATACGTGATAGTATTCTAAATATAGAAAACAGCTCCATACAAGCAAGAGACATGTTGAAACAAGACAAGGATACGCTAGACAACTTAAGCCCTCTTTTGAACGAATTGATAGAAGTCATCCGTATGGCCTCAGATGATAACCTAAAGCTTCAGGAATCATCCAAAAAGATCAATAAGATAATAGAATATATTAGCTCGATAGCAAAACAAACAAACTTGTTATCTCTAAACGCCTCCATAGAGGCAGCCAGAGCTGGAGAGACAGGTAAGGGATTCTCCGTAGTATCGTTGGAAATCAAAAAACTTGCAGATGAAACCAAGAACTCTGTGGCCGAAATCTCACCCATAATCAAGGAGATCAATGACCGAGTATCGAGATCAAATACAGCCATGAACTCATGTATAGATAAGCTTAAAGAAGTTGAAAAAGTATCAGCTTTTTCCAGGGAAATTATTACAAAAATAGAAAACGCCATAGAAAAAATCGGAGCTGCCTTGACCGAGTTGACAGATATGTCATCAACCCAAATGGGGGCTTTAAATGAGATCGAAGGGGCTTCAAATTCAATTGCAAAATCAGTAGAAGAAACTTACAATACAATTGTAAATCTTTCCAAAGATATCGATATCCAAAAGGACAAAAACGCTCAATTAGCGCAATTTAGCGATAAGCTATGCGATACGGCCTTAAGTTTACAGACATTGATGGCCAATCTTAAAACTGATAAAGAAATCATATTTGGCGTAAATCCCTTTACATCCCCCGAAAACATAAAGCAAATGTACGCCCCTATCCTTGAGAGACTATGTAAAAATATTGGATATAAGGCAAGAATTATCATCGTGAAGGATTACGATGCCTTAATAGATGGGATGGCAAAGGGCTTGATCGACGTCGGATGGTTTTCCCCCTTCGCCTATGTAACGGCACACAAAAAAATAGGAGTTAAACCGATAGCAACACCAAGGGTTAATAGCAAGTTTTCTTATAGAGGATATATAATTACCAAGAAATCCAGCGGCATACGATCCCTATCTGATTTAAAGGGAAAGCATTTTGGTTACGTTGACCCCCAAAGCGCATCGGGATACTTATACGCAAGGCACATACTGAAATCCAACGGTCTTGACCCGGACAGGATCTTTAGCAAGGTATCTTTTATGGGAACTCACGATAATGTTATTAAGGCAGTCTTGAGCGGCGAAATAGACGCCGGAGCGACATACAATGAAGCAATGGATATGGCAAAGGCCAAGGGGTTAGATGTGAACGCACTGGAAATCATAGCTGAAACGGAGGATATACCGAAGGATGCCATAGCGGTCAATCCAAATATGCCTGACGAAGTAGCTTCATTATTACAAAATGCCTTCGTAGAATTCAAGGAATTTCAAGGGCTTAAAACTCCTGTCGACGGTTTCGTTGCCAGCGATGATAAAAGATACGATGTCATAAGGACAATAGCTTAA
- a CDS encoding cysteine desulfurase-like protein → MDDLYREFELRRKDFPSLDRTYNGHVLAYFDGPGGTQVPKAVMDAVTAYFTNCNANSHGYFVTTMESDRLIAEARNAVAAFLGAEGGNTISFGQNMTTLNYALSRAMERSLRPGDEVLITQLDHEANRGPWLRLRERGVIVREVKLLPNGTLNMDDFRKKMTENTRLVAMGFSSNALGTVNDVATVRRWTYDVGAYLSVDAVHYAPHFSIDVKSLGVDFLLCSAYKFYGPHVGILYAREGLLEQLDCERVCTQDHKAPYRIETGTLNHEGIAGVKAAIEYISTYGKGNTLREKLVSAMEKISSYEHELALYAYKNLGSIPGVTIYGPHFDGSRRAPTISFTLEGHDPIQVCKHLNEKGILAWDGHFYAIRPVEILGLLESGGLTRIGISLYNTKEEVDRLVDAVKGLSAR, encoded by the coding sequence ATGGATGACTTATATCGAGAATTTGAGTTGCGCAGGAAAGATTTTCCCTCCCTTGATCGGACCTATAACGGTCATGTTTTAGCCTATTTTGACGGTCCTGGTGGAACACAGGTACCGAAGGCAGTGATGGATGCTGTCACGGCTTATTTTACGAATTGTAACGCTAATTCCCATGGTTATTTCGTAACCACGATGGAATCCGACAGGTTAATAGCAGAGGCAAGAAATGCCGTCGCAGCTTTCTTGGGAGCGGAAGGCGGTAATACCATCTCCTTTGGACAAAATATGACTACGTTGAACTATGCCCTAAGCAGAGCCATGGAAAGGTCCTTGCGACCGGGTGACGAGGTTCTCATCACCCAGTTGGATCACGAGGCAAATCGCGGTCCATGGTTGCGACTAAGGGAGCGTGGAGTTATCGTTCGCGAGGTGAAACTTCTTCCAAACGGTACGCTTAATATGGACGATTTTCGCAAGAAGATGACGGAAAACACGCGCCTCGTCGCAATGGGTTTTTCTTCTAATGCCCTAGGGACTGTTAACGACGTTGCCACAGTCAGGCGTTGGACCTATGATGTTGGGGCTTACCTTTCGGTCGATGCGGTCCATTACGCCCCTCATTTTTCCATAGATGTTAAATCCCTGGGAGTGGACTTCTTGCTATGTTCTGCATATAAGTTTTATGGCCCTCACGTTGGGATCTTATATGCCAGGGAAGGTTTGCTCGAGCAGCTAGACTGCGAAAGGGTTTGCACTCAAGACCATAAAGCTCCCTATCGCATCGAGACCGGCACCCTAAATCACGAGGGCATAGCTGGAGTCAAGGCTGCCATCGAATATATCTCGACTTACGGGAAGGGCAATACTTTGAGAGAAAAACTTGTATCCGCTATGGAAAAGATATCCTCCTACGAGCACGAACTTGCTTTGTACGCCTACAAGAACTTGGGATCCATTCCCGGCGTAACGATATATGGTCCACACTTTGATGGAAGTCGCCGCGCCCCTACCATATCCTTCACCCTTGAGGGTCATGATCCCATCCAGGTGTGCAAGCATTTGAACGAAAAGGGGATACTGGCATGGGATGGTCACTTTTATGCGATACGTCCCGTAGAAATATTGGGATTGCTTGAAAGTGGTGGCCTTACGAGGATCGGCATTTCTTTATACAACACGAAGGAAGAGGTAGATAGGCTCGTAGATGCAGTTAAGGGATTGAGTGCGAGATAG